The following are from one region of the Desulfobacterales bacterium genome:
- a CDS encoding metallophosphoesterase, which translates to MIWVIGDIHGMFDPLKSLITKIIALSLRSKNRNIDKFIFIGDYIDYGPSSKEVIDYLMDLPFEKVFIMGNHDDLMLQFLDKSDLFEKYGNVWFRGNGGQKTVSSFFPDKYYFDSEEDILREDFPLDEKYISFFKNMKITHTEQLGNWNLAFSHAMLSPKFPIEEQLSIKTYHDFHNWRKEKKLWIEDTLMWSRDEPEKRFGDYILVHGHLPTPKLDRSWKNLHEYDPKMEMPFLKFETEAKPVSFYSKYSDIYGYTSTADKLISINTDTGAVYGNRLTAVGISEEMFDYSQIMVYQVAVSKGYRLSEYSYSYAITFHGF; encoded by the coding sequence ATGATATGGGTAATAGGCGATATTCATGGAATGTTTGATCCGCTAAAAAGCTTGATAACGAAAATTATTGCCCTAAGTTTAAGGAGCAAAAATCGGAACATAGATAAATTTATTTTTATCGGAGATTATATAGATTATGGACCTTCTTCAAAGGAGGTTATTGATTATTTAATGGATCTGCCCTTTGAAAAAGTATTCATTATGGGTAATCATGATGATTTGATGCTTCAATTTCTTGATAAATCCGATTTGTTTGAAAAATATGGAAATGTTTGGTTTCGAGGAAATGGTGGACAGAAAACCGTAAGTTCTTTTTTTCCTGATAAATATTATTTCGATAGTGAAGAAGATATCCTAAGAGAAGATTTTCCCCTTGATGAAAAATATATATCATTTTTTAAAAATATGAAAATTACTCATACTGAACAATTAGGAAATTGGAATCTCGCGTTTTCCCATGCTATGCTTAGCCCCAAATTTCCTATTGAAGAGCAATTATCAATAAAAACTTACCATGATTTTCATAATTGGAGAAAAGAAAAAAAACTGTGGATTGAAGATACTCTTATGTGGAGCAGAGATGAGCCTGAAAAACGTTTCGGAGACTATATTTTAGTACATGGCCATCTTCCGACACCTAAATTGGATCGCTCATGGAAAAATTTACATGAATATGATCCAAAAATGGAAATGCCTTTTTTGAAATTTGAAACTGAAGCAAAGCCTGTGTCCTTTTATAGCAAATATTCTGATATTTATGGATATACTTCTACTGCTGATAAACTAATATCAATCAATACTGATACAGGCGCTGTGTATGGAAATAGACTTACAGCCGTAGGCATATCAGAAGAAATGTTCGATTATTCTCAAATTATGGTATATCAAGTAGCTGTTAGTAAAGGCTATCGTCTAAGCGAATATTCTTACTCTTATGCAATTACATTTCATGGATTTTAA